The Allorhodopirellula heiligendammensis genome includes a window with the following:
- a CDS encoding AI-2E family transporter translates to MVTTIAVILCLGVMFVAADLLVPIVIAAIAYLTLRPTETRLCRFGMPRVVASGTVIFTLFATLALIISLLYSPAQRWIDAAPRSLARVRENIQSIAKPLTTIDRADSTIESATSAVDKSPQEVKVSLEKPSMVDESTLINQTGRWLGFVAAIAVLTFFMLSTGDDLLNRILTLLPSGVDRDGVLERIGEIQRGVGTYLTQITCINVGLGVVVTLVMWLIGMPTPVLWGVMATLFNYVPYVGALAGTAIVFLAAASTFDTTYRAAATAFAFWLTTAVEGQFVTPAVLGKTLKVGPVVVLVAVAFWGFLWGLPGVFLAVPLLIVQRKVFSSFEATYAVAVVLGEEPRGVQEESEPVQEDQPIAETA, encoded by the coding sequence ATGGTAACCACCATTGCTGTGATTCTGTGCCTGGGCGTGATGTTCGTGGCTGCGGACCTGCTGGTTCCCATCGTCATCGCAGCAATTGCCTATTTGACTTTGCGGCCGACCGAAACGAGGCTCTGCCGATTCGGTATGCCTCGGGTCGTGGCCAGCGGCACGGTGATCTTCACGCTCTTCGCGACACTCGCGTTGATCATCAGTCTGCTCTATTCCCCAGCCCAGCGGTGGATAGATGCTGCGCCCCGCAGCCTCGCGAGGGTCCGTGAGAACATCCAATCGATCGCTAAGCCGCTGACGACAATCGATCGAGCTGATAGTACGATCGAGTCTGCCACCTCGGCGGTTGATAAATCTCCGCAGGAGGTGAAGGTATCTCTCGAGAAGCCTTCAATGGTCGACGAGTCGACGCTGATAAATCAAACGGGTCGATGGTTGGGATTCGTGGCTGCCATCGCGGTGTTGACGTTCTTCATGCTGTCGACGGGAGACGATCTGCTTAACCGCATTCTCACCTTATTGCCGAGCGGAGTGGACCGTGACGGTGTCCTGGAAAGGATTGGCGAGATCCAGCGAGGTGTTGGTACGTACTTAACGCAGATCACGTGTATCAACGTGGGTTTGGGAGTCGTCGTCACGTTGGTGATGTGGCTGATTGGCATGCCCACGCCGGTGTTGTGGGGAGTGATGGCGACTTTATTTAATTATGTTCCCTACGTTGGAGCATTGGCGGGCACTGCGATCGTCTTTCTTGCAGCAGCAAGTACCTTCGATACGACCTACCGTGCCGCCGCGACGGCATTCGCGTTTTGGTTGACAACTGCTGTCGAAGGGCAGTTTGTCACACCAGCGGTACTCGGAAAGACTTTGAAGGTTGGTCCTGTCGTGGTGTTGGTTGCGGTCGCCTTCTGGGGATTTCTTTGGGGACTTCCCGGCGTGTTTCTCGCGGTGCCCCTGTTGATTGTGCAGCGTAAAGTCTTCTCGAGTTTTGAAGCCACCTACGCGGTCGCGGTGGTTTTGGGAGAAGAACCGCGCGGCGTGCAAGAGGAGAGTGAGCCGGTACAAGAAGACCAGCCGATCGCCGAGACGGCTTAG
- a CDS encoding mechanosensitive ion channel domain-containing protein, which yields MYPILALLWLFITPSLILAQDQSPTADDVAAAVTSDAQADGKSVVVADAVQVDPVNSDTKIEHRLTNILQATGWFKSPQVRVDRGVAFLSGEADSIKHQQWAEATAMRTSDVVAVVNRIQVEELPLWNFAPAIVSLKQLGREFTSILPLILIAIVVVVLSYYVAIASAWFVRWFAHRRIESGLLRQVAGNVVAVLVFIVGLYIALRVSGLTRLAVTLLGGTGLIGLALGFAFRDIAENYLASILISLNHPFRVGDLIEVEGEKGYVRKVTTRGTVLNTLEGNQIQMPNSTVYKGKITNYTATPLSRQDFAVGIGFDDSATEAQEIIMRVLCEHVAIVEDPAPLAIVQSLGAATVNMRVFYWFDQTKHSPLKVSSSVIRLTKQELTKAKITMPDEARELVFPQGVPVRMVESADEQHHDRSLEIQPERPPARQPAAVIGESDTSVGEGDLSSEQSEVMRATANDATVDGEANLIA from the coding sequence ATGTATCCGATTCTTGCACTTCTGTGGTTGTTCATCACGCCGTCACTAATACTGGCCCAAGATCAGAGTCCGACGGCGGACGACGTCGCCGCTGCGGTGACCAGCGATGCTCAGGCCGACGGAAAGTCAGTGGTCGTTGCGGACGCGGTGCAAGTCGATCCCGTTAACAGCGACACGAAAATCGAGCATCGTCTCACCAATATCCTGCAAGCGACAGGGTGGTTCAAATCGCCTCAGGTGCGAGTCGATCGCGGTGTCGCGTTCCTCTCCGGCGAAGCTGACTCAATCAAGCATCAGCAGTGGGCGGAGGCGACGGCGATGCGCACCTCCGACGTGGTGGCGGTGGTTAATCGCATCCAAGTGGAGGAATTGCCGCTTTGGAATTTTGCCCCCGCGATCGTATCGCTTAAACAATTGGGGCGGGAATTCACCAGCATCCTGCCGTTGATCCTAATCGCGATCGTGGTCGTGGTGTTGTCGTATTACGTCGCCATCGCAAGTGCATGGTTCGTTCGCTGGTTCGCCCATCGCCGCATTGAGAGTGGTCTGCTCCGTCAGGTTGCTGGCAACGTTGTTGCTGTGCTGGTGTTCATTGTCGGGCTGTACATCGCATTGCGGGTATCGGGGCTGACGCGACTGGCGGTCACGTTGCTTGGTGGGACGGGTTTGATTGGGTTGGCTCTGGGATTCGCGTTTCGCGACATCGCGGAGAATTATTTAGCGAGCATCCTCATTTCGCTAAACCATCCTTTTCGCGTGGGAGATCTGATTGAAGTCGAAGGTGAGAAGGGATATGTCAGGAAAGTCACGACGCGAGGCACTGTGCTGAACACGCTCGAAGGCAATCAAATCCAAATGCCTAACAGCACTGTCTACAAAGGAAAAATTACCAACTACACGGCGACACCTCTCAGTCGACAGGATTTTGCGGTTGGTATTGGTTTCGATGATTCAGCGACGGAGGCTCAGGAGATCATCATGAGGGTGCTGTGTGAGCATGTAGCCATAGTGGAGGACCCCGCGCCGCTCGCGATTGTGCAGTCACTGGGCGCCGCTACCGTCAATATGCGAGTCTTCTATTGGTTTGATCAGACAAAGCACTCACCGTTGAAGGTCAGTAGTAGTGTGATTCGTCTCACCAAACAAGAGTTGACAAAGGCGAAGATCACCATGCCCGACGAAGCACGCGAATTAGTCTTTCCGCAGGGCGTGCCTGTGCGAATGGTCGAATCGGCCGACGAGCAGCACCACGATCGCTCTCTGGAAATTCAGCCTGAGCGGCCGCCGGCTCGTCAGCCCGCCGCGGTGATCGGGGAGTCAGATACCAGCGTCGGCGAGGGTGATCTCAGTTCGGAGCAAAGTGAGGTCATGCGGGCTACAGCCAACGATGCGACGGTAGATGGCGAAGCAAACTTGATCGCCTGA